A segment of the Maylandia zebra isolate NMK-2024a linkage group LG2, Mzebra_GT3a, whole genome shotgun sequence genome:
GAAGTggcatttaacattttctgacaTATTTGAAGTGAATAACACCAATTTTCATCACTTACTGGTTGGCATGAGGTGTCAGTTTGTGCATATGCTATAGCACTTTCTTTTCCTAAggataaacaaaataataaatatatttatatattagtGAAATTAACTTAATATTGCATGTCCCTGAGAACGTTTTGTCATTGATAAAAATctcatttaaagaaataagtTATTTGCAGAACTTAAGCACTGCTAGGGCCTTTTACAGTATATTTTACATTATAATTCTGTATATAAGACGGATCAGTCTTTTCatcatttaaatataatttgcACAAGTTTcatcttttaaatattttcagtttctcGTAACACTTACTTTGAAGTTTTTTACATACTCTTCGGTTGCAGATGAGGAACACGTTTCCAATGACAGAAATTGCCAAAAATACTATTAATATTGTCAGCTGAATAAATGCTGACTGTGTGGGTAACACTACAAAAAACgaacagaaaaataattttcagCCTTGCTCCTGTTGTTCACAATCTGTCACATTATTACATTACAAACAAAAGACATATTTTTGGGTGACagaaaaatatgtaaaagaaaaaaattaaaagtccACATACAAAAGGCAAACAGAACtccaacagacagtttgagATAGAGAAGACATCACTATTTATACTCACAGACGCACCGAACACTAAtcaggggaatgagacacagaaggggaAAACAAGGAAGAGGTGAACGTAGCAAGACAGTAAATAACATTTAGCTATAACTACACAGTGGGAACACAAAGGGAACAAATAAACACTAACTATTAACAGAgaatataaacaaaacatacaaaGAATAGACTAATaatgaaaaatttaaaatatatacaaTAAACACATCTAAGtgtcaaaaaattaaaaagaaaattaacaaATATTTACACATTACATTATCAACATATTTGGCATATAACTTCTAATACTCAACAGCAATGTCACCCAATAATGACATTGCTGTGAACGTTCACTAAAAATTGGTAATAGTTAATTATGATTGATTGCTAGAGCTACCTTGAATATCTAGTTTAGCTCCATTTCCAAATAATATCTCCCCACATGTGGCCACAGCACAGTAGTAAGTCCCAGCATCAGAGGAGCTGACGTTCTTAGAGAAGCGATAAACACATGTCTTCTGATGGTCAGACCTTTTCTCACATTCATTACTtctgtttctgtcagtgtaGATGATGTTTGGTTGAGATTTATTTGATCCCTCTCTGACCCAGATAATATTGAGACCTCCTGGACATGTCTTGTTGTCAGAGTCAGAGAAGACTGAACACTGGAGCGTCATTGTGTCTCCTGGACGGACTGGATTTGATTCTATCAGCAACTGACTGACTGCATAGTTTGATGTCCTCTGAGTGTTTCCTGTGCAATTACAAAGACATTCTTCAAAACATGCTTGGACAAATTTTCAAAGTTTGTAAAAGTAGGTTGGCTTATTACCTTTTACTAACAAATACGTCCCACTCCATGTAGTTCCAATCCATTCTGTGTTTGCACAGTGATAGAGTCCCTCATCCTCTTGAACTGTCTTTAAAATTGTCAAGCTGGTAAAATTCTTACCATCGTATACTCCGAATCTTAAGCTCGAAAATCCAGGACCAAAATCAGCTGTAGATTTATACAGTGTAACTATTAATTTAAGAGTATCCCCAACACTCTGCTTGTACCAGTTGACTCCTCTAATGCTGAGCTCTTTGGGAATAGCACATGTTAAGGTTGCTGGTTCACCAAGCTGAACAGTTTTAACTGGAACCAGAGAATCTGAATTAAGGAAAAGAGATGGAAAAGTAAAACATTGTTTTTACATGGTAACTGTCAATCGCAAATCTATTGGTGTGTAAATTGTTAACAgatacatttttagataaaaaaaaaaaaaaaccacttacATCCTTCATGAAGACAAAACAATGTAACCCAGAAGACGATCATCCTGACACTGCTTCTTGTCGTGGACCTTACTGGTATTTCACTGAGTGAAGGAGGTGAGATGATTGTTTCAGGTCAGATGGAAAATTGTATCTGATTGGTTAAGCCAGAATACATTCAGATGTACACTTCCTGTCACATTTAACTCCTCCGGTGCTTTGTAAAATGTATTACCTCTCTTTCATCTTCTATTGCAATTGATTGTTCAATTTTTACTTTTCACTCAATTTATGTCaataaaaaagatattatattGGGTCTTATGTTACTAATTCATCATAATTTGCATTTCAGAGTCAGAACTCTACATTTTGTCTCCTGTAGAGCTCAAAAGCATCTTGAACCAATGCCCCGTACCCAAAGAAGATCAGAATGAATTAATATGGGTATTTTTATGTAGCAAATTTAATCAGCATTAATGACATATGTTAATAGAAATCACACATGTCAACTCCGTAGTGGAGCCAGAGGTAAATCCAGAATGATGGCGAACTACAAAATTTTAGACATGATTTGCTTTCTAATTAGAAATAGGCATTCTTTCTTTGCATCCGCTAGCTTGGCAAAACCTAAAATCCCAATCAGGGATAATGGGTATATATTTAATGGTCAAGACAGGCCTTCTTTATCTGACTTGTTGAAAAATTTGATGCATTGTTTTAAAATCTGAGTCACAGTGAAATGAAAGATTGAAATTTTGTTTTAAGATttctaaatacaaagaaaagagaaatgcCATTTAAGCAGAGTGTGTAATATCTCACCGCTAGATGTCAATAGACTGCAGTGAATTGAATGTTGTTTTCTTACTCCTATGAATTCAAGTGCATAATCTAAGCTAGAGTGGCCACAATAGGACAAACACATTTTAGTGAGGCAATAAAGATCAAACTCTTAAACTGTTCTCCATAACACCCACACTTGGTAGGCCCCCCCTTTAGGTGTGGTGGTCCGCAATTGCCCCTGCCGACCTACATAAGGGGAATTGGGGTTGTTGTGAGTTAGTTTTGTGGTGTGATGTGGTGCGGCTGACAGCCGAGAGCTGGAgccagaataaataaaatggctCTAACACCGAATCTGTGGTCCCGCCGTGTCTCAGTTACGCCACATTGGTGCTGAAATCCATGAGGCAGACGGCAGGCCCATGAGAGAGCCAGAAAAGGGAGGAGCTGGCCCAGCTGGTGGCCAATATGACGGTCATGCATTGTGAAGATTTGTGAAGAAGAAACGGTACTTTTACTCCGCTACATTTGCAAAATTTGatttgttactttttaaaaaaatgattagtttaacacattagATAACATGCCGCCAGTGGAGTTTCTGGTACATTTTTTACCAATCAGATGTATGACCAGTTTGAAATTGTGGCGGGCAGAGCGGCCCAAGCGTTTCAAAGTAGCGGacacacagaaagaagaaacacatgaaaacatggcaGAGTCTACGCTAGAGCTGAAGAGGATGAACACCCTCGGACTCATATACTAAGAATGTTTCTCTTAAAAGCAGTACAAAAGAACAGCTATGTCTTCAGCGTCGGTGTCTTCAGTGAGAGCCAAAACCAACCAACTTTTCAGCGTGAAACAACTCAACTCGTGTAACCTGAGGAAACGGTCTCTAAATATCTTTTTAGCTGTGGTTAGCTGGATGTCAGTCTTACGTTACAGACGCTGTGTCGAGCTCGAGCTGCGAGTCATATTTTCGGTGCTACGTTGTAGTGAGATAagtttgtgggtgttttgtgCAGCTTCGGCTGACCTTTTAACTGCTCGCTGGTTAGCTAGCGTGAGCtataagctaacagctagcctGGTTAAACAAGCTAGAGTTCCACGCACATGTAAACAGCTCGTCTCTactgctttaactgttaaaacagaAGGCAATACTGCGGCTGACAGGGTTTAATatgtgaaacagcagcttgtttagtttaaacagTCTGCATTAAGCTGGGAAAAcactgcgatttttttcagtcacattattcagctcctgctcaaactgtacaattacatctcaggggttagaagttcataggtcacgatgcaggtctcacactatacggcctgatgctctgatgcgacctgagtgctcaaaccgtgcgtccataacatgaagcttatcatacaaaatctctctcgctctccctctctgtctttcactcacaccgacacacacaccaccatcaactttgctaaattactGATGAAAAACATTGtccaggcagctgtgattgagcagcaatgtccatccaactcttttcatggttgttgtagtcgtgataattttgtgagacCACACTGAAAAGATTTTCAGTGGAAGATTTTCCAAGCTTCAACAGTCGTGGGTCgagctttatttaattttgctgtGGTATGTTCAAAATTAATAACACGGATAAGACATCGTATCAAGAATGATTCCATACAAATGTCAGGACTGAACCATTGCTTTATAATAGTCTTCTTTGCAGATGTGAATCCAGCGAACAACATTTTGCATTGTAGGCAAAACTCGGGCCAATCCCCAAAATGGTTGCGCGACTgaaaaatcgtctcaaaatgggccaaaaagcacacagtgtatgcccagctttTGGAGGCTAGCTCCAAACAAACATTTGCAGCTTGGCAGTGTATACAGCACTATAATGACCAGACCTAATTCTTTTGAAAACCATACATCTTTCCATAGGTCTCAATTTCATCAGACATCACTGACGCACAGCTGGATGAGGCCAGCACAAACAGCGGCCTATTCGACGAAGATGATGGATCCATGGGGTCAGGAAAGCCAGAAGTAGGGCTGGAGAGGTACCTTTCATGTCCATTCACTGGAGGTGTGGATCTGTTGCATGGCATTCCTCACATCAAGAAGCTGTCGATCAAAATCAGTACAGCTCTTCCTGCATCTGGCGCTTGTGAAGGAAAGCTCCAGCTGAAAGTCATGCAGGACTCCTGTTCACTCCTAAACAGTTAAAGCTTCACAGAAAGAACCTTGagagcaaactgctgctgaagcttaaccatcacctcactgagtgaagaaatggcacatttttgctaaatatgcagaaataaaTGCACACCCATACAATTTATGGTAACCGAGCTGCCTTGTATGAACATATGTTGAAGATGCCTCGCTCTAATGTTTTCTCTGAGGGTGCGGTTCCATTTGGAGCAAAAATGAATATCAAGTTTACAGCATATCGTGTCACTGGaaattgtttgcactgtttatatatttatattatttactgtagGTATTAGTGAGAAAAGCTCtatgttgtgaaaaactgaaatctggAAATTAGAATTGTGCCTTATTTTGTTGATAATCTGTTGAAAATActaaaatgtatatatttatttatttttgtttgtctgatagcatttatttaaaaaataaattggacatttcaaacagttactcactacttgagtagtctttttgccaagtacttttttactcttacttgagtaacTTTTTTGACGACTActcttcacttttacttgagtaataatattttaaagtaatgctactcttacttgagtatAATTTTTGGATACTCGACCCACCT
Coding sequences within it:
- the LOC106674959 gene encoding uncharacterized protein LOC106674959 translates to MIVFWVTLFCLHEGYSLVPVKTVQLGEPATLTCAIPKELSIRGVNWYKQSVGDTLKLIVTLYKSTADFGPGFSSLRFGVYDGKNFTSLTILKTVQEDEGLYHCANTEWIGTTWSGTYLLVKGNTQRTSNYAVSQLLIESNPVRPGDTMTLQCSVFSDSDNKTCPGGLNIIWVREGSNKSQPNIIYTDRNRSNECEKRSDHQKTCVYRFSKNVSSSDAGTYYCAVATCGEILFGNGAKLDIQVLPTQSAFIQLTILIVFLAISVIGNVFLICNRRVCKKLQRKESAIAYAQTDTSCQPTVVDEELNYAALNFSERKTRGRRKRECAEDSVYSHVKC